Below is a genomic region from Pseudomonas frederiksbergensis.
ATTCAACGCTGATACCCGTACCAACAAGGTCAACCTGGGAGTCGGTGTTTATTGCAACGAGGAGGGGCGAATTCCACTCCTGCGAGCCGTTGTCGAAGCCGAGACGATTCGCGCTGCTCAACACGCTTCCCGTGGCTACCTGCCGATCGACGGCATCGCGGCCTACGACCAAGCCGTGCAAAAGCTGCTGTTTGGTAAAGACTCGCCTCTGCTCGCCGCTGGCCGGGTTGTCACCGCTCAGTCCGTCGGCGGTACCGGCGCGCTGAAAATCGGCGCTGACTTCCTCAAGCAACTGCTGCCGAACGCCGTAGTGGCCATCAGCGACCCAAGCTGGGAAAACCACCGCGCTCTGTTCGAAACCGCCGGCTTCCCGGTTCAGAACTATCGCTACTACGATGCGGCGACTCACGACGTGAATCGCGCCGGCCTGCTGGAAGACCTGAACGCCCTGCCGGCTGGTTCGATCGTCGTTCTGCACGCGTGCTGCCACAACCCGACCGGTGTCGACCTGAGCCCGGCCGACTGGAACAACGTGCTGGACGTGATCAAGGCGAAAAACCACGTACCCTTCCTCGACATGGCCTATCAGGGCTTTGGCGATGGCATCGACGAAGACGCCGCCGCTGTGCGCCTGTTCGCCGAGTCGGGTCTTAACTTCTTCGTTTCCAGTTCGTTCTCCAAATCGTTCTCGCTGTACGGCGAACGTGTTGGCGCGCTGTCGATCGTCAGCGAATCGAAAGAAGAAAGCGCTCGCGTGCTGTCGCAAGTCAAACGCGTGATCCGCACCAACTACTCCAACCCGCCGACCCACGGTGCAGCCATCGTTGCCGCCGTGCTGAACAGCCCTGAGCTGCGCGCCCAGTGGGAACAGGAACTGGCCGAAATGCGTCTGCGCATTCGCGGCATGCGCACGCAGATGGTCGATCTGCTGGCGAAACACGCGCCTGACCACGACTTCAGCTTCGTCGGTCGTCAATGCGGCATGTTCTCGTACTCCGGCCTGACGGTTGAGCAAGTCACCCGTCTGCGCAACGAGTTCGGCATTTACGCCCTCGACACCGGCCGCATCTGCGTGGCCACGCTTAACCAGAGCAACATCGACGTGGTGACCAAGGCCATCGCTCAGGTGATCTAAGCCACACGCG
It encodes:
- a CDS encoding amino acid aminotransferase — protein: MSLFSAVEMAPRDPILGLNEAFNADTRTNKVNLGVGVYCNEEGRIPLLRAVVEAETIRAAQHASRGYLPIDGIAAYDQAVQKLLFGKDSPLLAAGRVVTAQSVGGTGALKIGADFLKQLLPNAVVAISDPSWENHRALFETAGFPVQNYRYYDAATHDVNRAGLLEDLNALPAGSIVVLHACCHNPTGVDLSPADWNNVLDVIKAKNHVPFLDMAYQGFGDGIDEDAAAVRLFAESGLNFFVSSSFSKSFSLYGERVGALSIVSESKEESARVLSQVKRVIRTNYSNPPTHGAAIVAAVLNSPELRAQWEQELAEMRLRIRGMRTQMVDLLAKHAPDHDFSFVGRQCGMFSYSGLTVEQVTRLRNEFGIYALDTGRICVATLNQSNIDVVTKAIAQVI